A portion of the Thunnus maccoyii chromosome 20, fThuMac1.1, whole genome shotgun sequence genome contains these proteins:
- the LOC121886525 gene encoding guanine nucleotide-binding protein subunit alpha-13-like, with product MADFLPTRSVLKVCLPVCLLNNSEVEQLRKSKEIDKCLSRDKTYVKRLVKILLLGAGESGKSTFLKQMRIIHGQDFDQQAREDFRATIYSNVIKGIRVLVDAREKLHIPWGDPDNQQHGDKLMAFDTRSAKMANGQLETSVFLQYLPAIRALWVDSGIQNAYDRRREFQLGESVKYFLDNLDKLGDPTYLPTQQDILLARRPTKGIHEYDFEIKNVPFKMVDVGGQRSERRRWFECFDSVTSILFLVSSSEYDQVLMEDRLTNRLRESLNIFETIVNNRVFVNVSIILFLNKTDLLEEKVKSVPLKDYFPDYTGPEHSLPDIQAFMVECFRTKRRDATQKPLYHHFTTAINTENIRLVFRDVKDTILHDNLKQLMLQ from the exons ATGGCGGATTTCCTGCCGACCAGGTCCGTATTAAAAGTTTGTCTACCCGTCTGCCTGCTTAACAACAGCGAGGTAGAACAGTTGAGAAAGTCGAAGGAGATCGATAAATGTCTTTCTCGGGACAAAACGTACGTGAAACGGCTGGTGAAGATCCTGCTGCTCGGCGCTGGCGAGAGCGGCAAGTCGACTTTCCTCAAACAAATGCGGATCATCCACGGCCAGGACTTCGACCAGCAAGCCCGAGAGGACTTCAGAGCCACGATTTACAGCAACGTTATCAAAG GTATACGTGTGTTGGTGGATGCCCGGGAGAAGCTGCACATCCCGTGGGGTGACCCAGACAACCAGCAGCATGGGGACAAGTTGATGGCGTTCGACACCCGGTCAGCCAAGATGGCCAACGGGCAGCTGGAGACATCCGTCTTCTTGCAGTACCTGCCCGCCATCAGAGCTCTGTGGGTGGACTCGGGTATACAGAATGCCTACGACCGACGCAGAGAGTTTCAGCTG GGTGAGTCAGTGAAGTATTTCTTGGATAATCTGGATAAGCTTGGCGACCCG ACTTATCTTCCAACCCAACAAGACATCCTGCTGGCCCGCAGGCCCACCAAGGGCATCCACGAGTATGACTTTGAGATCAAGAACGTGCCCTTCAAGATGGTGGACGTGGGAGGGCAGCGCTCAGAGCGGAGGCGCTGGTTTGAATGTTTCGACTCAGTCACCTCCATCCTCTTCCTCGTCTCCTCCTCCGAATACGACCAG GTGTTGATGGAAGACAGGCTGACCAACCGGCTGCGTGAATCACTCAACATCTTCGAGACCATCGTCAACAACCGCGTCTTTGTCAACGTTTCGatcatcctcttcctcaacAAGACGgacctgctggaggagaagGTGAAGAGCGTTCCGCTCAAGGACTACTTTCCCGACTACACCGGCCCCGAGCACAGCCTGCCGGACATCCAGGCGTTCATGGTGGAGTGCTTCCGGACCAAGAGACGCGACGCCACCCAGAAACCCCTGTACCACCACTTCACCACAGCCATCAACACGGAGAATATCCGGCTGGTGTTCCGGGACGTCAAGGACACCATTCTCCATGACAACCTCAAACAGCTCATGCTCCAATGA
- the si:dkey-21c1.4 gene encoding pneumococcal serine-rich repeat protein codes for MSSEVCPFCGKTYKRLKTHLPHCKAAAKSKTPPTQHDVTANPTTSSSQLAAGLSENKSTQTKKSKKVPEVSSGPPPSLSPATSLKSANTSSASEPASSSSSSTSLPPSTKKKKQKLSDQIKMASSTTISLNSSPSLSPSLSPALSKPKKKSLRTLIEAAKSNQVSKGPLGGTSSSSLSPVTSPLSSGTKTNPDSCALLSADAKPKRASKKKVSQSLSKTKNTSASVDSKVKESSARGTARNNFWEDSEGEREDLSGNEMLWKSERSSRQARITLQDVKTALGRAKNNGESSRMGILGQIESSLSPVPAGNQKEDVSCSLTAKPPSNQLPSTSLQHKELTPAKRKKSKQASHLIPLQDDSSLQSKLSSPATPLLSDHLSSQVSQATPLPLTFTMNGGLKSGHHMTSLTHLSSPHRFPLATQTLPVRVETMETLRLEARRENTAGDGAKGALNQRSLGQVRLRELPEWLACKSPSHPRDVVEMMQRGWQWYYRRYIDVKRGSVGGLGMLLAGYCVLSYIWSYPHIKRDRWRKYH; via the exons ATGAGCTCCG AGGTGTGCCCATTCTGCGGGAAAACATACAAAAGGTTGAAGACCCACCTGCCCCACTGCAAGGCAGCCGCAAAGTCCAAAACACCTCCAACCCAACATGATGTCACAGCGAATCCAACTACATCGTCTTCTCAGCTGGCCGCAGGCTTGTCGGAGAACAAgtccacacagacaaaaaagagTAAGAAGGTGCCTGAAGTGTCATCAGGACCGCCACCGTCATTATCACCAGCGACTTCTTTGAAGAGTGCGAACACATCGTCCGCGTCAGAGCCAGCATCGTCATCCTCGAGTTCTACATCTCTTCCCCCGTCAActaagaagaagaaacagaagctgTCTGATCAAATCAAAATGGCCTCCTCTACCACCATCTCCCTCAACTCCTCCCCGTCGCTATCTCCGTCTCTGTCTCCTGCCCTTTCTAAGCCTAAAAAGAAGAGTCTCCGTACTTTGATAGAAGCTGCAAAGTCCAACCAGGTTTCTAAGGGACCACTGGGGGGAACCAGCTCTTCCTCGCTAAGCCCGGTTACTAGTCCCCTAAGTTCAGGGACCAAGACTAATCCAGACTCATGTGCGCTTCTGTCCGCAGACGCCAAACCCAAACGTGCCTCTAAAAAGAAGGTGTCGCAATCTctctccaaaaccaaaaataccTCAGCCTCTGTGGACTCGAAAGTGAAGGAAAGTAGTGCAAGAGGCACAGCGAGAAACAACTTCTGGGAGGACAGCGAGGGGGAAAGAGAGGATTTATCTGGGAATGAGATGCTCTGGAAATCAGAAAGAAGTAGTCGTCAGGCCAGAATTACCCTCCAGGATGTTAAGACCGCATTAGGCCGAGCTAAAAACAACGGTGAGTCCAGCAGGATGGGCATCCTGGGCCAGATTGAAAGCAGTCTCAGTCCAGTTCCAGCAGGGAACCAAAAAGAAGACGTtagctgctcgctaacagctaAACCTCCATCAAACCAGCTGCCCAGTACCAGTTTACAACATAAGGAGCTAACACCAGCTAAGAGAAAAAAGTCCAAACAAGCATCTCATCTAATCCCGCTGCAAGACGACAGTTCCCTTCAGTCCAAACTATCCTCTCCTGCAACTCCGCTTCTCTCTGACCATCTATCGTCCCAGGTGAGCCAAGCCACGCCCCTTCCACTTACATTCACCATGAACGGGGGGCTGAAGTCGGGCCATCACATGACGTCACTCACACACCTTTCTAGCCCTCATCGTTTCCCTCTCGCTACGCAAACTCTGCCTGTCAGGGTGGAGACGATGGAGACACTGCGGCTCGAGGCCCGGAGAGAAAACACTGCCGGTGATGGAGCTAAAG GTGCTCTGAACCAGCGGAGTCTTGGGCAGGTGAGACTGAGGGAGCTGCCAGAGTGGCTGGCCTGCAAATCCCCCAGTCATCCTAGAGATGTAGTGGAAATGATGCAAAGAG GCTGGCAGTGGTATTACAGGAGGTATATTGATGTGAAGAGAGGCAGTGTTGGTGGACTGGGCATGCTGTTAGCAGGATACTGTGTGCTCAGCTACATCTGGAGTTACCCTCATATAA AGCGTGATCGCTGGAGGAAGTACCACTAA
- the bicral gene encoding BRD4-interacting chromatin-remodeling complex-associated protein-like, whose product MDDEDDRRLLDILGDVDALNDYLHGSNSKSIEEDDVTNAAYGSDGSFFASDTAGSNTGLKDGSSTMGEFGDDSGGEGLQLSSSLSFIEDELGTGTSPGGVGLGGEDQPFDILQKSLLEADITEQTLAQEALLDSQPAPTLVQAPVPFPSQLVSGGYGGGVGVVTTATAAFPAGQFLQGVSQLPNGSAQHIQVLGSFGAGSGVMTLSSLERTPQIVLRPGAPVAAAGAPTGGQVFAPTQGQVGQVGLPFKNIPLQNIIIQRGPGGTQTLVRPIQPKPHQAGAQTVYSLGLQPAPTTMANVVNANTAASGGHYAANGSIVVQPPLEQQQVQAQTNVPPGQFLLPSSLALTQANTIHNGPTDPNSNALITSQNAVQIVAGQNFTAPPGGQLILNQGVVSGSQVGGGVTQTWTGASCAGATSVQTSCAPGRLTLVGPATAGVGSQSQVSASPVQRLLVTQTQNCNSLSPLPGTVTQEQDYRQNSSSPALKQDRQVQLSSIHAMKTMTQDSTLNSQVSAQKRPAPPPLTRGGMILQQLRKDHVGVQTPDRCRFTSIDDALQRLLPYHVFQGAPPSQDEFSQVDEEFELVATHVLMRTQAMVNKYRRLLMVEAERSSPSSEMVMIDRTFNQEERSNLTQDKRMVLVDPDSFMEDFCCGVKSKLFKDPFPSQPPSCSWNQSDRGSTQPPYRTDSQPGYGDPGGGGAAGTGAADRLHPPHVENKSVLELKRSQQRFGPSSASNNSLIAANSYPQGNHSPFAATSGGQTHYQASHNLSSHPIQPLNSPQLTSPPHTDTDSALEAAVNSILEC is encoded by the exons ATGGATGATGAGGACGATCGCCGTCTTCTGGATATTTTAGG AGATGTGGATGCATTGAATGACTATCTCCATGGCAGCAACAGCAAGTCC atTGAAGAGGATGATGTGACAAATGCAGCTTATGGTTCAGATGGATCCTTCTTCGCTAGTGACACA GCTGGCTCCAACACTGGCCTCAAGGATGGCTCTTCTACAATGGGTGAATTTGGCGACGATTCAGGCGGGGAAGGCCTCCAGCTCTCCAGCAGCCTTTCATTTATCGAGGATGAATTGGGGACCGGGACCTCGCCTGGAGGGGTGGGTCTTGGGGGAGAGGACCAGCCGTTTGACATCCTCCAGAAGTCTCTCCTGGAGGCCGACATCACGGAGCAGACGCTGGCCCAGGAGGCCTTACTAGACTCCCAGCCCGCTCCCACTCTTGTGCAGGCTCCTGTTCCCTTCCCCTCCCAGCTGGTCTCTGGGGGTTATGGAGGTGGGGTGGGTGTGGTTACCACGGCGACAGCTGCGTTCCCCGCTGGCCAATTCCTGCAAGGGGTGTCCCAGCTGCCCAATGGCTCCGCCCAGCACATACAGGTGTTGGGCTCTTTCGGGGCAGGCAGTGGGGTGATGACTCTTAGCAGCCTGGAGAGAACTCCTCAGATTGTGCTGAGGCCGGGGGCGCCTGTAGCTGCGGCGGGGGCCCCAACAGGGGGGCAGGTGTTTGCCCCTACCCAAGGGCAGGTAGGCCAAGTCGGCTTACCTTTCAAAAACATCCCCCTTCAAAACATAATCATCCAGAGAGGACCGGGAGGGACCCAGACTCTTGTCAGACCTATCCAGCCTAAACCCCATCAAGCTGGCGCACAGACTGTCTACAGCCTTGGTCTTCAGCCCGCTCCCACCACCATGGCTAATGTAGTTAACGCTAACACTGCTGCTTCTGGAGGACACTATGCAGCCAATGGCTCCATTGTAGTGCAGCCGCCACTGGAACAGCAACAAGTGCAGGCCCAGACAAATGTACCACCTGGACAGTTTTTGCTGCCCAGCTCTTTGGCGCTCACTCAGGCCAACACCATCCACAATGGCCCCACTGACCCCAACTCCAACGCTCTAATTACCAGTCAGAACGCGGTGCAGATTGTTGCGGGGCAAAACTTCACTGCACCACCAGGAGGGCAGCTAATTTTGAATCAGGGAGTGGTCAGTGGCAGTCAGGTTGGAGGGGGTGTAACTCAAACATGGACAGGAGCTTCTTGCGCGGGCGCCACCTCTGTGCAAACATCGTGTGCTCCTGGGCGGCTGACGCTGGTTGGCCCGGCAACAGCGGGGGTCGGCAGTCAAAGCCAAGTGTCAGCTAGCCCTGTGCAGCGCCTCCTAGTGACTCAAACTCAGAACTGCAATTCTTTGTCCCCTTTACCTGGTACGGTGACACAGGAACAAGACTACAGACAG aaCTCTTCATCGCCTGCTCTCaaacaggacagacaggtgCAGCTCAGCAGCATCCATG CCATGAAAACCATGACACAAGATTCAACCCTAAACTCTCAG GTCAGTGCACAGAAGAGGCCTGCCCCGCCACCACTTACAAGAGGAGGAAT GATTTTACAACAGTTGAGGAAGGATCACGTTGGAGTTCAGACACCGGATCGATGTCGATTCACGTCGATCGATGACGCGCTGCAAAGACTCCTCCCTTACCACGTGTTCCAGGGGGCTCCGCCCAGCCAGGACGAGTTCTCACAGG TGGATGAGGAATTTGAGTTAGTAGCGACTCATGTGCTGATGAGGACCCAGGCCATGGTAAACAAGTACAGACGGCTACTGATGGTGGAAGCTGAG CGTTCCAGTCCATCGTCAGAAATGGTGATGATTGACAGGACCTTCAACCAAGAGGAGCGCAGCAACCTGACACAAGACAAACGCATGGTACTAGTGGATCCAG ACAGCTTCATGGAGGACTTCTGTTGTGGGGTGAAATCCAAACTTTTCAAAGATCCCTTCCCTTCTCAGCCGCCCAGCTGTAGCTGGAATCAGTCAGACAGAGGCTCTACGCAGCCACCATACAGGACAGACTCCCAGCCCGGGTACGGAGACCCGGGAGGGGGTGGGGCCGCGGGAACAGGTGCGGCAGATAGACTCCACCCTCCGCACGTAGAAAACAAGAGCGTCCTGGAACTGAAGAGATCCCAGCAACGCTTCGGGCCCAGCAGCGCCAGCAACAACAGCCTCATCGCTGCCAACAGTTATCCCCAAGGTAACCACTCACCTTTCGCAGCAACGTCGGGAGGACAGACGCACTACCAGGCGTCTCACAACCTCTCCTCCCACCCCATCCAGCCCCTCAATTCCCCTCAGCTCACCTCACCCCCTCACACCGACACCGACTCTGCTCTAGAGGCGGCTGTCAACAGCATCCTGGAATGTTAA